DNA from Cotesia glomerata isolate CgM1 linkage group LG10, MPM_Cglom_v2.3, whole genome shotgun sequence:
CAGTCATAGTCAGCGTGTATAGCAcctgtaataaatatatttattttagtatttgaACTTTCACATAgaaatttaactattattgtttttaagtaaatttaaattatcaattttttaaaattaatattaattaaatattaatatttatttaacttaccAAGAACTACACCTGTATTAATGTCTGAGTGATTAGATTTATTATCAGCTGTACGATGAGTTTTACTCATTggaactattgttattatatcaCATTTAGTGCACTTAACTTTTAAGATTGAATTCAGCCCTAAATTTTGTTCGTGTACAATATTATCAAGACAAAGTATTTCAAAACATTTTAcacatttcaatttttcggctaacaattttaaatccaCCACACGAAAGCCTTCGGATAGGTTAggtttattatttgttgacaAATCATtgccttttctttttttttgtaaaccattttttattttaatttgtttatcgaatactttttttttaataaatcttccTTTATAACGCATTCGATCACccataattatttgtttatttcaataacaatagCCGGTTGTTTACATTTACTGCGCATATGAACTGTAAATAAATTGAGTGGTATTATAGGTATaggataaataagaataataataacgcgACGTTGCCACAGTTCCATGCAGAATTGAATTTCATAGTATGTGTGTATACGTATAGGGGATGTAGTAGTGAAAGAAGTACAGTcacgttaaaaatatattgaacaCAGTCATAGTACAGCTAATGTGTTTAAGTATAGTACTAATCCAAAACTTTTTGACTGTAAAGTCGCggaggtactaccttaaatatTCGTTACTTTACTTACTTATGACCTTGGGTCCTTCGTTATCTATGACTTTTAAATCTCTACTGATGCTTGACAAAAATTCGTGAGAAGACACTtgtcgatttttttcaattgattatATAGActaatacaattaataaaacaattccagatattaaataattaagttgaTTAACtcttgttaattaaaattctctcTAACGAAATCAAAAATGATTATTCACCTCAAGGTCGACTGAATGATTCTCGGGTACGAATCCCCGTGAAAATCATTCAGTACTAAACTAAcggatattaataattattattaaataaataatttagaagaGAAGTAAACCGAGTATAAGACCGCGGTCTACTTCCCGCTCACGGAGTAAATTTCGGTACCTTGTAATTATGACGATCTAGCTCACTGCCTAAGGTTGAAATCCTGGTAGTATTTCGGCTTCTCCGTCGTCTCGTAACTACTACGGGGACCAACTTCTCTTGTAACTTGTTCTTGATTATTCCATTGTTCCTGCTGCTTAAACTTTTCCGTTGCACACGGTCTGGTGGTTACACCTCTTCTCCCTCGTGCAATGCTCGGCATACGAATTCTAACCCAAAACTACCCCCTCCTTAATCTCTTTCAAGGTTCGAAGATCGAGACGCGCAAGTTCTGCGTCGAACAATGATCGATACTCAATGACTTATCGATACAGGGTACATTTACCctgttaaaatttaactaaccagtttaaattaattatgtttaATTCATGTTTAGTCTGTTTCAGATTTTATTGTGCTTACTCAATAAAATCACCGCTTTCTTTCAGTACCAGTTTGTTTCGACCTCGTGGCAACCGGCTTATCTTTTTGCATCACCGCTGTGCTTAAACTATCcgcatttttaataacaatctgATAACTATTTAATCTCTAATCAAGTGATatttgtgtaaataaattgaagGTTCATACTTTTGATAGTATTTTTGtgtttttaattgagataatcAGTCTAAACCTGATCCGAGATTTCTCGCTTATTAGTACATTTTACAAATATACTGATAATTGACTATAATTCACAAATTGTAAACAGCACTTCACACGCAGATGATAGAAAGAAAATGGCGCAGATATCACTGGGCATAATCCAAGATTCTCCTGAGTATAATCAAAATTCTACATGATACAATCTCTGTTTATATCCAGTAGAATCTGACGAGGTATAATCTGAGATTTTACTGGGAGAAATGggagattacaatgagtataatccagatgtAACcaagtataatctggattatactagctactatttGAAATTTCTTTCCACTACAGAtgtcactgagtataatctggaataTTATCCAGTgtaatcttgttctttccgtgtatggatcttaataaaaaaaattaggaaacggttgaccctgaaggccatccctgcaacttcctaCTAATTCCATATCCAatcgcttaaaattgcacgtataacgtttttgagctctttgagctcaaaaatataatttaagaattattttgagctctctgagctcaaagagttagATGTTATAAGCTTTCGAaatcttcgagctcaaaagtctgataggggTTTAATAAAACGCTATTATTTAAATCTTCAAATTGCAATTACgtttaaatgaataaaccaattttcacgcggttagcagcattcgacgcagtttttcaaattctatgatatactttttcaacacaaattgatcagactgGAAATTTCgacgatcgacgtggtttcttgatgttaagagctgattagtttttagaatctatcggtaaagccgtttaaaagttattccaatacaaccacatttgaaaaacatttttttcgtagttttttagagatttctcaaaatctaccggtccaaatcggtccaaattgtattaaaatctaaatttggtcaagcccttccGTATGGCGCCAACCGTGATGAAattggtcaagccgttcaaaagttataagagatttacatacatgcatccacacacacactcacacacacaaacacacacaccgTGTCGGGCTGCTGGGTCCTGCATCGAGCACTTCCCCAGGTGGTGGATAGGGGAATACCCGGCAGTAATGTCAGGTACCGAGGAAATAaaatactcggggtggaccaaacTTAGCGAACAACGATATAGAAATATcagaagattttcaaacaTCGTCTACAGTACAGAAGATAGATAActcagtgccggcgagggaaggcgtgcaaacgggcctgaactcgtcgttatcaagcgaccgttaCGACAGCGGGGtggaccccatggctctgctgtctggAAATGCTACAGGGAGCACGAAAACAGCCCAGATGGAagagaacggacagctgagcaacgttcctccaaaaagtggaggaccttttgctcctgtCACAAATTAAACCTACCGAGGAAGAATAAACTCTGTACCGACTGTCTCcggccaacagtcaccaatggaAAGGC
Protein-coding regions in this window:
- the LOC123272908 gene encoding uncharacterized protein LOC123272908, which codes for MGDRMRYKGRFIKKKVFDKQIKIKNGLQKKRKGNDLSTNNKPNLSEGFRVVDLKLLAEKLKCVKCFEILCLDNIVHEQNLGLNSILKVKCTKCDIITIVPMSKTHRTADNKSNHSDINTGVVLGAIHADYDCTGLNKILACTNIPTILPQLFKRYEREAGPAIEEAAKESCKRAAKEERQHQ